The following coding sequences are from one Epinephelus fuscoguttatus linkage group LG5, E.fuscoguttatus.final_Chr_v1 window:
- the LOC125888880 gene encoding post-GPI attachment to proteins factor 2-like, with amino-acid sequence MLQGSSILGHERPLVIRVSFATCVVGTVCLPLLGLITCVFISSVFHYEDSTGTHCQVPNYLPSISASISLSPECHIWRFCIGLHSAPRLLVAFTYFKFYKTRFASRFPESSLSCFNLAFSICENLGLLLLTYVSSSETYFVHKEGFVLFIVSSIIYMLITCRLWKTIKKYSLSPEDAKSHHWKVRFLLLNVSFCAFAGFFYWKHNMYCESGSYTLFALFEYLVVFSNMAFHLTAVWDFKSREVMVVSSSEDKDF; translated from the exons ATGCTACAAGGCTCTAGTATCTTGGGGCACGAGAGGCCCCTGGTCATCAGGGTGTCATTCGCCACCTGTGTTGTGGGTACTGTGTGCTTGCCACTGCTTGGACTAATAACTTGTGTCTTCATATCCTCTGTTTTCCATTATGAGGACTCTACTGGTACACACTGCCAG gtgCCTAATTACCTGCCATCTATCAGTGCCTCAATAAGTCTTAGTCCTGAGTGCCACATATGGCGGTTCTGTATCGGGCTGCACTCAGCGCCGAGGCTCCTGGTGGCATTCACCTACTTCAAATTTTACAAGACGCGCTTTGCCTCGAGGTTTCCTGAGAGCTCACTCAGTTGCTTCAACCTGGCCTTTTCTATCTGTGAAAACCTCGGCCTCTTGCTCCTCACATATGTATCATCCAGTGAAACATACT TTGTACATAAGGAAGGTTTTGTGCTCTTCATAGTCAGCTCCATTATCTACATGCTCATAACCTGCCGTTTATGGAAGACTATAAAGAAGTATTCATTAAGTCCTGAG GATGCCAAGTCTCACCACTGGAAAGTACGCTTCTTACTCCTCAACGTATCCTTCTGTGCTTTCGCCGGATTCTTTTATTGGAAACACAATATGTACTGTGAATCAGGGA GTTACACATTATTTGCCCTGTTTGAGTATCTAGTGGTTTTCTCCAACATGGCCTTCCATCTCACAGCAGTGTGGGACTTTAAGAGCCGGGAGGTCATGGTTGTTTCATCATCCGAAGATAAAGACTTCTGA